The Amphiura filiformis chromosome 1, Afil_fr2py, whole genome shotgun sequence nucleotide sequence atttataaatgaaataatccTCTCAACCTCCCCGATGTGCAATGTCTTCCTGCTGTTGTACCACATCTAAgttaaattctttctttcttcttacctGTCGTTATTGGATTCGGATGTCCCACTGCCCTCCACAAATGACTCACAGCTATAAAATTCTCCGGGTGACCAAAAACCATCTTCTGTTTGTGAGCTGCATCCAAATGTGCAGCTTTAACTGCCATACTCCATGTAGCCGATACCCCAAATGCGGGAACCCATACACCATCACCATAAACACTCAAAGTTTCAAGAAATTCACGCTTGCTAGCTTCTGTTGACAAACTATCAAACCTGCATGTGAACAAAATTTTAGGATGTACCGTAATATTATACCTGGGACCAATATAGTCGTCAGCCCTGATAGTCAGAGGCTTCAAAACGTTTCTATTTCGCAGATCATGGCGGCCCTGGTAGCTCCTAGTAAAAGATGTATTACTTTAGGATGGTAACAAAACTACAACAAAACATCGACATCTGTcttctttttaattttaataatcaagAGAATTTGTCATAAATTATCCAGAGAGTATTCGTCTGTTTGATGCTCGTGGTTTTCGTTGGAAGTTTACTCAGTAAGTAATTATTGATGACTAAGATGCCCGGGCTAAGATGTTCCAAATAAATTCATATTACCTCCCCTCTCCCCCGGACCAATGTCCTTCATCAGTCAGTATATGATATGAGAGTGCCAAATATATGGAACATGGGCATTGCATATAGGATAATGGCTGCACTGGGATATGATATCCCAGCTTTCTGCCAGGAAAGCCACGTGGTGATGTGCAGCTGGCCAAGATGAAAAGCCTAATCTTttatatttggcgttgttctaaGACTGCAGACGAATATATAAAAGCAGCAACCTATGATTTTGTACAGACTTTGGTTTTGTTAGTGTTCTACCTGTCGCGGAACATTGACGGATTTGCTGTCACGATATCAGTATGTATACCAACATCATCTTCGAATCCTTTCAAGATTGGTAGATTAAATCttcaaaaagtaaagttacacAACAATAAAAAGTGTTAACTAAAGTAATAAGATTCTTGTGCGATGGCAGCAAATTATCGGAACAAGTATACAAAATAAAGAATAGAGGTCCTGAATTCGAGCCCCGAGACACACCACAATATTTGTTGTACCTGAGGACTCAATTTACTTTTAGCATACAAAATGAATTACGTTATATTTGTAAGGTAAATTCTAGTTGTACTCGATATGCCTTCGAAAGGTACAGGAATATGCATATTTTTGTTATTGTTACAGTATGTAATAATACTGTTAGGCCTTCCCCGCATGCTTCCAGAATGGCCGTAAACGAAGATCTAGCCGGACGAAAACTTGTCTATCACAAAGTTATTCAAACCTAGAAATTAAATTAAAAGTCttttatttgctgatttgttCTAAAAGGATAACTCGAGATGAAAAAATAATTGCTAAAAGTGCATGAGATAATTGTTGTGACTCTtaccatttttaaaattaagttagCGTGCTTGCAAAAATCAGCATTACATCTTTACAGCCTCAAGAAAACACGCAAAAGGTCAACTACTTTATATTGAGAATGAATCAAAAACACTGGTAATGTGAAATAATTACCTTAACAACAACTCGAATGCCTTTGAGAAGTCTAGGAAGATGCGAATTTTGTTTATTGATACAGGATGTAATGCTGTTACATGAATTGCTTAAAGAATGGCCATAAACGAAAACCTAGCCAAACGAAGACAAAATTGCCTTTCATAAAGTAAATTTAAACCTAGAAATGAAAGTCTTTCGTGGACAATTCGTTCAAAATTTGTTTGAATAGGACTAACTGAGATGAGTGTACTAAAGGTATTTCAATTAGACAATATAATTGGCACCATTCTTGACGTAATAAAGTTGGCTTTGCAAAGGTTGTTAACTCAGCTTAACGTGTTGAAGAAAACAACGTGAAATAATTACCTTAATATGAAGTCAGCATCGTCTATTTGTTTCCCGCATTTCGAATTTAATAGAATCCCGCCATTGCCAATGATATTGCACTTCTTATAACGACGTTTATCGTCAAATAGTGAAGTCTAGAAAAGAGTTTAAGACAAAAAATATGTCAGTATACAATACATGGAAACATAAACACAATATTGACCGTAACACTGGCACAATAAAACTTTAAAAAGGTGTTACCTCCGGGAATAGGTTCCAGAGATCGGGAGTTATTTTTGCTTTTCCCAGCGATAATGTGAAGTCTAACTTCTCATCTACATTTGTATTCTCCTTTGTGCAGAACATATTTTGTGGCAAACCAACGGCAGTACTTCCTTCGATAAATTCCTCCCTATATGAAAAGAATTGGAATAAGTTTTCATTGAATAATGTGAAAAATCTTTAaaagcataattattatcaagttTTCTCTCAATTTGTGTATGAAACTATACCAGTACTAATGAGGCAACACTCAAACAGCCCCTCAGTTTTGTGATTCTCTCTTCCTTCTTCTCTCATcgtcctctctctctctctctctctcccccctctctctctcatgATACGGTATGACATACCTATATTTAAGTAGTAGCGTCCGATTCGTCTCTTGAGAAGCAGTACTGGTATCGTTCAATAACACGTCAAAAAACTCCGCTCTAGTTTGTGGCAACGAAAACTCCATTAAACTTTTTATAATGTACCTGGATGATCATAATGTAATAGATAATaacggtaataataataataataacggtaataataataataataataataataataataataataaataataataataataataataataataataataataataatgatagtaataataataataataacacagagTTGTTTAAAAGACATTTGTACACAAGCCTATGGTTCA carries:
- the LOC140147863 gene encoding alpha-N-acetylneuraminide alpha-2,8-sialyltransferase-like, with product MFLYKLRNKASGVFIVAIVFGANVMLLLHMGTGRYMQTEISSYSTKKNRFQQGVVNMFLNLVNYRHYHSATDGYIIKSLMEFSLPQTRAEFFDVLLNDTSTASQETNRTLLLKYREEFIEGSTAVGLPQNMFCTKENTNVDEKLDFTLSLGKAKITPDLWNLFPETSLFDDKRRYKKCNIIGNGGILLNSKCGKQIDDADFILRFNLPILKGFEDDVGIHTDIVTANPSMFRDRFDSLSTEASKREFLETLSVYGDGVWVPAFGVSATWSMAVKAAHLDAAHKQKMVFGHPENFIAVSHLWRAVGHPNPITTGFYMTTSFMNICEETHLFGFWPFAETANGTHIPYHYYDSNIPTETYHDSANEFRILWRLHQLNLLKLHFGPCS